The following DNA comes from Photobacterium sp. DA100.
TGAACAGACTTGGCAATCGCAACCATAAGCTCACGGTTCTGCAGATCTTCTTCTGTCAGCGCCTGAATTTGCTCGTGATCAGGGTTGTAGTGCTTGATCGCCTCGAACATGCTCATACGCGCATACTTGCCACCAAACTCGACCGTCTCGTCACCGTAAGGCATAGACGTTGAACCCAGTACATCCATCGCCACCGTGCTCAGCATCTCTTCGGTAAGATCCATCAGATCTTTGTAGTCCGCGTATGCCTGGTAGAATTCCATCATAGTGAATTCAGGGTTGTGACGTGGCGATAGGCCTTCGTTACGGAAGTTACGGTTGATTTCGAACACACGGTCGAAACCACCAACGACCAAACGCTTCAGGTATAGCTCAGGCGCCACACGCAGATACATGTCAATGTCCAGTGCGTTGTGGCGGGTAATGAACGGACGTGCCGTCGCACCACCAGGGATCACGTGCATCATTGGCGTTTCCACTTCAAGATAGCCTTTCGACATCATGAAGTTGCGGATAGATGCCACCAGCTTAGAGCGGATGATGAATGTCTTGCGCGACTCTTCGTTGACGATCAGGTCAACGTAACGCTGACGGTAGCGCATTTCCTGGTCTGTCAGACCGTGGAATTTCTCCGGCAGAGGACGCAGTGCCTTGGTTAGCAGCACGTACTCTTCCATGTTGACGTAAAGATCGCCTTTGCCTGATTTGTGCAGGGCACCTTTCACACCGATGATGTCACCGATGTCCAAGCCTGCGTATTTTTCTTTCAGCTCTTTCTGAACCGCCTTGTCAGCATAAGCCTGAATGCGGCCAGATACGTCCTGGATAGCTAGGAAAGGACCACGCTTAGCCATGATACGGCCAGCAATCGCCACAACGTTGCCCGCTTCTTCCAGTTCTTCTTTGCTCAGTTCGCCGTATTTAGCCTGCAGATCTGCCGCTAGGCTATCGCGACGGAAATCATTTGGGTGGCCGTTTGCCTTGCACTGCTCGCGGATTTTATCCAATTTCGCGCGACGTTCAGCAATCAGCTTATTCTCATCTTGTAATTGATCAGTCATGGGTTAACCCTTAAATGTTTTAACCGGAGTCGGTTACAGACCTGATTTCAGGCTGGCTTCAATAAAACGGTCTAAATCGCCGTCAAGTACGGCCTGGGTGTTACGGTTTTCCACCCCGGTACGCAAATCTTTGATACGGGAGTCATCCAGCACGTAGGAGCGGATCTGACTACCCCAGCCAATGTCTGACTTGGCATCTTCATTGGCCTGCTTCTCAGCATTTTGCTTCTGCATCTCAAGCTCGAACAGTTTTGCTTTCAACTGTTTCATGGCCTGATCTTTGTTTTTGTGCTGAGAGCGGTCGTTCTGACACTGCACCACGGTATTGGTCGGAACGTGGGTAATACGTACCGCCGATTCGGTGGTGTTAACGTGCTGACCACCGGCACCCGAGGCACGGTAAACGTCAATACGCAGATCAGATGGGTTGATCTCGATATCGATATTGTCGTCCACTTCCGGGTAGATAAACGCAGAAGCAAACGACGTATGGCGACGGCCGCCAGAGTCAAACGGCGACTTACGCACCAAGCGGTGAACCCCGGTCTCAGTCCGCAGCCAGCCGTATGCGTATTCACCGCTGATACGGACTGTCGCCGACTTCAGGCCCGCCACATCGCCTTCAGACACTTCGATCACTTCGGTCTTGAAGCCTTTCGCTTCAGCCCAGCGCAGGTACATGCGGAGCATCATTGATGTCCAGTCCTGTGCCTCGGTACCACCCGAACCTGCCTGCAGGTCGATGTAGCAATCCGAACTATCGTGATCGCCAGAGAACATGCGACGGAACTCAAGCTTGGCCAGTTTGCTCTCTAGCTCAGCGAGTTCTGGTTCAATCTCGTCAAATGTCTCTTGGTCTTCTTCTTCTACCGCCAGCTCAAGCAGACCCTCGACGTCTTCTACGCCTTGATCCAGCTGGTCGATAGTGTCAACAACCGCTTCCAGGGATGCACGCTCTTTGCCCAGCGCCTGTGCACGCTCTGGCTCGTTCCATACATCTGGTTGCTCTAACTCTGCATTAACCTCTTCTAGACGCTCTTTCTTGGCATCATAGTCAAAGGTACCCCCTAAGGACATCAGTACGCGCTGATACATCCTCAAGTCGGTTTTTAATAGGATTAATCTCGAACATTGCCACTCTTCATTGCCGAAATGGACATAACCGGAGGATTCTATCGAATTGTAGATAGAATATACAGGGAAAAGGGAAGGGAATCGGTGAATTTATTTTATTAAGCTGATCACAAAAACACCCCCTACCGCATACCCGCGTTTTGGGATTCGCCGCCCTGCCATGGGCACACTGGCAGGGCACTACCGCCTGCCAGCCATCACCCAAGCGGCTGGGGAAAACCCATCAAAGGGCAGCAATATGCTCCACCAACAACTGAGCGCTGCGGTTGCCTCGGAACTCGTTAACATCCAGGCGGTAAGCCAATTCAACCTGCTGGACCGACGCATCGGGCCAGCGCCGGACATCGACATTGAACGCAATGGCATCAATCACACTGCCGCCGGCCAATGGCTCAAGCATCATCTTGAGGTGCTTACTGCCCACCAGTTTCTGGTGCAGCAGACGGAAGCGGCCATCGAACATCGGCTCGGGGAACTGTTGCCCCCACGGGCCACCGGCCCGCAAAACTTCCGCGGTCTGCAAGTTCAGCTCCTGTGGCATCAGCTCGCCGTCGCTGAGCAGCACCCCGCGCAGGGCATCCTCGTCCAGTTCGGCACGCACCGCCTGGTCAAACGCCAGGCTAAAGGCCTCGAGCTTCGCCTCCGGAATGGTCAGCCCCGCCGCCATGGCGTGGCCGCCGAACTTGAGGATCATACCCGGGTTCTGGGTATCAATTCCGTCGAGTACATCACGCATATGCAGGCCCGGGATTGAGCGGCATGAGCCCTTGATCTCGCCATTGCCGGCGTCGGCAAAGGCGATCACCGGGCGGTGGTACTGCTCTTTGATGCGCGAGGCGAGAATGCCAATGACGCCCTGATGCCAGTCACGCTGGAACAGCGCCAAGCCGTATGGCATATCCTGTTGGTTGAACTTGAGCCGCTCGCAGATCGCCACCGCCTCTTCTTTCATCCCCTGCTCGATTTCCTTGCGGGTCTGGTTGAGGGCATCCAGCTCGGTCGCCATTCGGCGTGCCGCCTGGATATTGTCACACAGCAATAGCTCGACCCCGAATGACATGTCATCCAAGCGCCCCGCCGCATTGATCCTCGGTCCGAGGGCAAACCCCAAGTCAGTGGCGACCAGCCGGGCCGGATCGCGGTTGGCCACTTCAATCAAGGCGCGGATCCCCGGCCGGCACTTGCCCGCCCGGATACGCTGCAAGCCCTGATGGACCAAAATCCGGTTGTTGCCATCGAGTGCCACCACATCAGCCACGGTACCCAATGCCACCAAGTCGAGCAGTTCCGCCAAATTAGGCTCAGGTAGCCCCTGCTCGGCAAACCAGTTTTCCTCACGTAGCGCCGCCCGAACGGCCAGCATCAGATAAAAGGCCACCCCCACACCGCACAGGGCCTTGGAGGGAAAATCACACTCGTGCAAATTCGGGTTGACGATCGCATCCGCCTCCGGCAGCGTATCCCCCGGCAGGTGGTGATCGGTGACCAGCACCTGGATCCCCCGCTCTTTCGCCGCCGCGACGCCCGCGATCGAAGACACCCCGTTGTCCACCGTCATGATCAACTCGGCACCGCGCGCGGCAGCCTGCTCGACCACTTCCGGGCTCAAGCCATAACCATCGTCGAAGCGGTTGGGCACCAGGTAGTCAACATTGCGGCTGCCCAGCATCCGCAGGGCCAGTACCGACAGTGCCGAGCTGGTCGCCCCATCGGCATCAAAATCACCCACCACGATGATCCGGCGCTGCTCGGCCAGCGCCTGCTTGAGCAGGGCCACTGCCGGGGCAATACCATACAGCTGGTTATAACCCAGCAAACCGCGCACCCCGCGCTCCAATTGGGCTTCGCTGGTGATACCGCGGGCAGCATATATCCGCTGCAACAGCGGGGGAGTAACATCGGTAAACTGGCTGGTATCGGCTTCTGGACGGCGTTTAATTTCAATCATCGGAACTATCTATCGGCAGGGGGAGGTTAAGGTTACTTGGGTATACCACGCATCAAGCCATTATAGGCTCTGGGCATAAGTGGGCAACAGAAATTCGATACCCAAAAAAAAGCCCCGACCAAGGCCAGGGCTCTTTAGCGATTTAGCTGCGGTTATCCAGCATCTTGCGCAGCATCGGTGCCGGCTGGTAGCCAGGCAGCATGGTACCATCTTCCAAAATCATCGCCGGGGTACCGGAAACGCCCATCGCGACACCCAGTTGGTAATGTTTCTTCACCAATTCGGTTTGCTGCTCGACACCTTCCGGGTTGAAACTGCCTTCTTTGGCCTGATCCATCGCCTTGGCCGGATCTTTGGCTCCCCAGATAGCACTCATTTCGCTGAAGTTGCGCGAGCGCTCACCGCCACGCGGGAAAGCCAGGTAACGAATCGTAATGCCAGCATCGTTGTAAGCCTGCATCTCGTTATGGAGCTTACGACAGTAACCACAGCTGGTATCAGTAAACACAGTCACCACGTATTTTTCATCTTTGGCCGGATAGACGATCATTTCGTCCTCCATGCCCTGCAGCTTGGCCTTGTTCATTTTGGCCATCTTCTGCTCAGTCAGGTTAACCGGCTCGGCATCCGTTGCCTGATACAAGCTGCCAAGAATGAAATGGCCGCCATCATCGGAGACATAAAAAATACCGCGGTCAGTCACGACCTCGTTAAGCCCTGGCAGCGGAGAAGCACTGATGGTAACCGGCACCAACCCCAGTTTGCTCAACTTACTGGTAATTGCCGCCTCATCGGGCTTAGCTGATGCCGTAAAGGCTGTCATTGCGACTGCGGTTGCAAGTAACGTACGACCCAAAAAGTGCATGTGACTCTTTCCTTTCAAATAATAAATGCGTGCCGGGCTGTAGCGCTCTCCGCCAGCCCCCATCACTACTGGTAGACTTTATACCTAGGTTACTCGGCTATATGACCCCGATAGTGCAAAAAAATTTCATATTCCGCAAAATATCTCAACCTCTTCTAGTATACACCCAAGCAGCACGCCAAGGCAGGCCCGCTTTTGCGCTAAGGTGGGCTTTGCCCCATTCAAGCTCGCGGATGGTGCGCTTGATGAAGCTGCTTGAGACGCTCGGTTGCGACATGGGTGTAGATCTGGGTGGTCGACAAATCACTGTGACCAAGCAACATCTGCACCACCCGCAAATCCGCCCCGTAATTGAGCAGGTGAGTGGCAAACGCATGGCGCATAACGTGCGGCGACAAGGTATCGCCGTCAATGCCCGCCTTGACGGCATAGTGCTTGATCCGGTGCCAGAACGTCTGGCGGGTCATCTGCTTGGCCCTTTTGCTCGGGAACACCACATCTGAGCTTTTCTCGCCCAGCAGCTGTGGGCGGCCGCTTTGCAAGAATTGCTCGATCCAATCAATGGCATCTTCCCCCATTGGAACCAGGCGTTCCTTATTACCCTTGCCTATAACGCGGACCACACCTTGGCGCAGGCTGACATTTTCCATCGTCAGGCTGACCAGCTCGGTAACACGCAAGCCTGTGGCATAGAGCAACTCAAGCATGGCCTTGTCCCGCAGCTCGATAGG
Coding sequences within:
- the lysS gene encoding lysine--tRNA ligase translates to MTDQLQDENKLIAERRAKLDKIREQCKANGHPNDFRRDSLAADLQAKYGELSKEELEEAGNVVAIAGRIMAKRGPFLAIQDVSGRIQAYADKAVQKELKEKYAGLDIGDIIGVKGALHKSGKGDLYVNMEEYVLLTKALRPLPEKFHGLTDQEMRYRQRYVDLIVNEESRKTFIIRSKLVASIRNFMMSKGYLEVETPMMHVIPGGATARPFITRHNALDIDMYLRVAPELYLKRLVVGGFDRVFEINRNFRNEGLSPRHNPEFTMMEFYQAYADYKDLMDLTEEMLSTVAMDVLGSTSMPYGDETVEFGGKYARMSMFEAIKHYNPDHEQIQALTEEDLQNRELMVAIAKSVHVEVEDFWTCGQLLEEIFGETAEPKLIQPTFITGYPADISPLARRSDDNPFFTDRFEFFIGGREVANGFSELNDAEDQDARFKAQVEAKDAGDDEAMFYDADYITALEHGLPPTAGQGIGIDRLAMLFTNTHTIRDVLLFPAMRPQNNNA
- the prfB gene encoding peptide chain release factor 2 (programmed frameshift); the protein is MFEINPIKNRLEDVSARTDVLRGYLDYDAKKERLEEVNAELEQPDVWNEPERAQALGKERASLEAVVDTIDQLDQGVEDVEGLLELAVEEEDQETFDEIEPELAELESKLAKLEFRRMFSGDHDSSDCYIDLQAGSGGTEAQDWTSMMLRMYLRWAEAKGFKTEVIEVSEGDVAGLKSATVRISGEYAYGWLRTETGVHRLVRKSPFDSGGRRHTSFASAFIYPEVDDNIDIEINPSDLRIDVYRASGAGGQHVNTTESAVRITHVPTNTVVQCQNDRSQHKNKDQAMKQLKAKLFELEMQKQNAEKQANEDAKSDIGWGSQIRSYVLDDSRIKDLRTGVENRNTQAVLDGDLDRFIEASLKSGL
- the recJ gene encoding single-stranded-DNA-specific exonuclease RecJ, with product MIEIKRRPEADTSQFTDVTPPLLQRIYAARGITSEAQLERGVRGLLGYNQLYGIAPAVALLKQALAEQRRIIVVGDFDADGATSSALSVLALRMLGSRNVDYLVPNRFDDGYGLSPEVVEQAAARGAELIMTVDNGVSSIAGVAAAKERGIQVLVTDHHLPGDTLPEADAIVNPNLHECDFPSKALCGVGVAFYLMLAVRAALREENWFAEQGLPEPNLAELLDLVALGTVADVVALDGNNRILVHQGLQRIRAGKCRPGIRALIEVANRDPARLVATDLGFALGPRINAAGRLDDMSFGVELLLCDNIQAARRMATELDALNQTRKEIEQGMKEEAVAICERLKFNQQDMPYGLALFQRDWHQGVIGILASRIKEQYHRPVIAFADAGNGEIKGSCRSIPGLHMRDVLDGIDTQNPGMILKFGGHAMAAGLTIPEAKLEAFSLAFDQAVRAELDEDALRGVLLSDGELMPQELNLQTAEVLRAGGPWGQQFPEPMFDGRFRLLHQKLVGSKHLKMMLEPLAGGSVIDAIAFNVDVRRWPDASVQQVELAYRLDVNEFRGNRSAQLLVEHIAAL
- the dsbC gene encoding bifunctional protein-disulfide isomerase/oxidoreductase DsbC, giving the protein MHFLGRTLLATAVAMTAFTASAKPDEAAITSKLSKLGLVPVTISASPLPGLNEVVTDRGIFYVSDDGGHFILGSLYQATDAEPVNLTEQKMAKMNKAKLQGMEDEMIVYPAKDEKYVVTVFTDTSCGYCRKLHNEMQAYNDAGITIRYLAFPRGGERSRNFSEMSAIWGAKDPAKAMDQAKEGSFNPEGVEQQTELVKKHYQLGVAMGVSGTPAMILEDGTMLPGYQPAPMLRKMLDNRS
- the xerD gene encoding site-specific tyrosine recombinase XerD, with protein sequence MWMERGLSENTLMSYRNDLKKLDNWLKDQSLTLEKVSTDDLQRYQQWLFDAEYKQTSRARMASAIRRLFQYLNREKMRDDDPSAMLVSPKLPKRLPKDITEEQVDALLSAPDPNDPIELRDKAMLELLYATGLRVTELVSLTMENVSLRQGVVRVIGKGNKERLVPMGEDAIDWIEQFLQSGRPQLLGEKSSDVVFPSKRAKQMTRQTFWHRIKHYAVKAGIDGDTLSPHVMRHAFATHLLNYGADLRVVQMLLGHSDLSTTQIYTHVATERLKQLHQAHHPRA